The proteins below come from a single Aegilops tauschii subsp. strangulata cultivar AL8/78 chromosome 6, Aet v6.0, whole genome shotgun sequence genomic window:
- the LOC141025515 gene encoding uncharacterized protein, producing MTGPKRGIDFCDNIAIEYDMRIKTSEQENHDLQLIDGASAIGIPDLRNYHALTKRIHGDCGAIDITISRVEHAIEATVEVVISEVQRSFQFCVGCFTSGLDEEIRLFDGIIGGSRCLKRSVVAVVVRSWMELKFKVSPDSSNSAEHCCSFRADSHGLTTQKIKTNHALILVKVTWSPLPLAFSGPYKL from the coding sequence ATGACTGGCCCTAAGCGAGGGATAGATTTTTGTGACAATATTGCAATTGAATATGACATGAGGATCAAGACAAGTGAACAAGAAAATCATGATCTACAACTGATTGATGGTGCATCTGCAATAGGCATCCCGGACTTAAGGAACTATCATGCACTCACAAAACGCATCCATGGTGATTGTGGCGCGATTGACATAACAATATCACGTGTTGAGCATGCCATTGAGGCGACTGTGGAAGTTGTCATATCGGAAGTGCAAAGGAGTTTCCAATTTTGTGTTGGTTGTTTTACTAGTGGGTTGGATGAAGAAATCCGACTCTTCGATGGTATCATTGGTGGGTCACGATGCTTAAAGAGGTCTGTAGTTGCTGTAGTGGTACGTTCTTGGATGGAGTTGAAGTTCAAGGTAAGCCCGGACTCATCAAATTCGGCTGAACATTGTTGTTCCTTCCGCGCGGACAGCCATGGGCTTACTACTCAAAAGATAAAGACTAATCATGCGTTAATCTTGGTAAAGGTGACTTGGTCGCCTTTGCCTCTAGCTTTCTCTGGTCCATATAAACTCTAA
- the LOC141025768 gene encoding uncharacterized protein: protein MVEIFDPSKGRFIVQDLVDEVSLGAVDVECILALENHGLSAEGILGEEGEDVKDRVPPQFLSKTTGNIIIDDLIVDITKNKSADDDFLRRVVLVLLGTVLAPMSSKTVPKQYYALVDDVKRISKINWNAFTLRVLLDCLRNVRIGKHLRQWPRGNLALLPYLYWEKVQPLEGECAFNPSLSMEPLMRNWTEAAASRRDKFDYDQGRGRGNIKIEDNITKEYRAQERKVPEPEKPKMKPAVGAAKKSKLASNADEMMNLIMKRRMDYIRSQMKEIPEQVAERLLEKLNQNGVMYEPAAAAASGNNDADLEVDSFENGPPGKKEFVYKDDSDGLEPVNDLTQPDEPVVNQNNDDEEKTPAKLNVDKTTKPTDECGATPENPWIVGNSPRAESSDIDISASSIDRMVALFSDNDMEGSIKDDLTPELIDAAVAFVEAAARSEKNMTKRVYYNERGTCVTVESIRPIIDAYQTHLALCVGHDRHLCPAWRSKYLVDRAKARDNPKPSKYNMDSALSRAGAVRRVLDEYTVRDKRLAIAIDMEEANRITPGKYPDVTKWPIIPQIDMPLQEGGNSCGLFVIEVMEHWDGDRWTADFTQGTVNARRRRLIAELVLSPTNTLECVKNKIRDIAKKSKA, encoded by the exons ATGGTTGAGATATTTGATCCTAGCAAGGGCAGATTCATTGTACAAGACTTGGTTGACGAAGTGTCTCTCGGTGCCGTGGATGTTGAGTGCATCTTGGCCTTGGAGAACCACGGACTGTCGGCAGAAGGTATTCTCGGTGAGGAAGGTGAGGATGTTAAAGATCGAGTGCCGCCTCAATTCCTGAGCAAGACCACAGGTAACATAATCATCGATGATCTGATTGTGGACATCACAAAAAATAAATCTGCCGATGACGATTTCCTTCGGAGAGTTGTCCTCGTGTTGCTTGGAACAGTTCTTGCTCCCATGTCGAGCAAGACTGTACCAAAGCAATATTACGCATTGGTGGACGATGTGAAGCGTATATCCAAGATTAATTGGAATGCATTCACCCTCCGGGTTCTGCTGGACTGCCTTCGCAACGTGAGGATAGGCAAACACCTCCGCCAATGGCCGAGAGGGAACTTAGCTCTCCTGCCG TACCTGTACTGGGAGAAGGTTCAGCCTCTGGAAGGTGAATGCGCATTCAATCCTAGCTTGTCCATGGAACCTCTAATGAGGAATTGGACTGAAGCTGCAGCCTCAAGGAGAGACAAGTTTGATTATGACCAAGGTCGTGGCCGTGGTAACATCAAG ATTGAAGACAACATAACCAAGGAGTATAGGGCGCAGGAGCGCAAAGTACCCGAACCAGAAAAGCCAAAAATGAAGCCCGCCGTTGGTGCGGCAAAGAAGTCCAAGTTAGCCTCAAACGCGGACGAGATGATGAACCTCATCATGAAGCGGCGTATGGATTACATACGCAGCCAAATGAAGGAAATACCAGAACAAGTAGCCGAG AGATTGTTAGAGAAGTTGAACCAAAATGGTGTGATGTACGAGCCAGCGGCTGCTGCGGCTTCCGGCAACAACGATGCCGACCTAGAAGTGGATTCCTTTGAGAATGGTCCGCCAGGAAAAAAAGAATTCGTGTACAAGGATGACTCTGACGGTCTAGAGCCGGTGAATGATTTGACACAACCTGACGAGCCTGTTGTAAACCAGAACAACGATGATGAGGAA AAAACACCTGCCAAGTTAAATGTTGACAAGACAACGAAGCCTACTGATGAGTGTGGCGCAACACCGGAGAACCCTTGGATTGTAGGTAATTCTCCTCGAGCAGAATCGTCCGACATTGACATTTCTGCAAGTTCTATCGACAGGATGGTGG CTCTGTTTAGTGACAATGACATGGAAGGCTCTATTAAGGACGATTTGACACCGGAACTCATTGATGCTGCTGTTGCGTTTGTGGAGGCAGCTGCTCGGTCTGAGAAGAATATGACAAAAAGAGTTTACTACAATGAACGTGGCACCTGTGTGACTGTGGAGAGTATACGACCG ATTATCGATGCTTATCAGACACATTTGGCTCTGTGCGTTGGTCATGATCGGCACCTCTGTCCAGCCTGGAGGTCCAAATACCTTGTTGATCGTGCTAAGGCACGAGACAACCCTAAACCGTCGAAATACAACATGGATAGTGCGCTGAGCAGAGCTGGAGCAGTACGTAGGGTTCTGGACGAGTATACCGTCCGTGATAAG CGACTAGCAATAGCAATTGATATGGAAGAGGCAAACCGTATTACACCTGGCAAATATCCAGACGTCACTAAGTGGCCTATCATACCTCAGATCGACATGCCACTACAAGAGGGCGG GAACTCTTGTGGCCTTTTTGTGATTGAAGTTATGGAGCATTGGGACGGGGATCGATGGACCGCCGATTTTACCCAG GGCACGGTTAATGCAAGGAGAAGGCGTCTCATCGCCGAGTTGGTTCTCTCACCTACCAACACGCTCGAATGTGTGAAGAACAAAATCCGCGACATCGCAAAGAAAAGCAAGGCGTGA